In Elaeis guineensis isolate ETL-2024a chromosome 1, EG11, whole genome shotgun sequence, a genomic segment contains:
- the LOC105032106 gene encoding FACT complex subunit SPT16: MADHQSTKPSGSGAGAYSINLENFSKRLKGFYTQWKEHRTDLWGSADAITIATPPPSEDLRYLKSSSLNIWLLGYEFPETIMVFMSKQIHFLCSQKKATLLETLKKSAKEAVGTDVVIHVKVKNDDGTILMDEILRAVRAQSKSGSPIVGYIAKEAPEGKLLETWSEKLGGSTLQLTDVTPGFSGLFAVKDAIELICVRKAAYLTSSVMKNFVVPKLEKAIDEEKKVSHSSMMDDTEKVILDPSKIKVKLKGENVDICYPPIFQSGGKFDLRPSASSNDDNLYYDSTSVIICAIGSRFNSYCSNIARTFLIDATATQSKAYEALLKAHDAAIAALKPGNKVSAAYLAAVAVVEKEAPELLPNLTKSAGTGIGLEFRESGFSLNSKTDRPLKAGMVFNVSLGFQNLQAETNNPKTETFSLLLADTVIVSEKSPEVLTAGCSKAVKDVAYSFNEEEEEEEPPTARPPVNGTDLFSSKATLRSDNQEMSKEELRRQHQAELARQKNEETARRLAGGGSATADGRGPVRTSTDLIAYKNVNDIPYSKELVIQVDQKNEAILLPIYGSMVPFHVSTVKSVTSHQDNRTCTIRIIFNVPGTPFNPHDANSLKFQGAIYLKEITFRSKDLRHSSEAVQLIKILRRQVASRESERAERATLVTQEKLQLSGNRMKPIRLPDLWIRPLFGGRGRKQPGTLEAHVNGFRYSTSRPDERVDIMYGNIKHAFFQPAEREMITLLHFHLHNHIMVGNKKTKDVQFYVEVMDVVQTLGGGRRSALDPDEIEEEQRERERKNRINMDFQNFVNKVHELWTQPQLKDLDLEFDMPLRELGFHGVPHKASAFIVPTSSCLVELVETPFLVVTLSEIEIVNLERVGLGQKNFDMTIVFKDFKKDVLRIDSIPSASLDGIKEWLDTTDLKYYESRLNLNWRPILKTIMEDPQKFIEDGGWEFLNLEASDSESDNTEESDQGYEPSDMESESPDDDDKDSESLVESDEDEEEDSEEDFEEEKGKTWEELEREASNADREKGDESDSEDERRRRKAKALAKSRVPDLRKGIPLKRPKFR; the protein is encoded by the coding sequence ATGGCTGACCATCAAAGCACAAAACCATCTGGCTCTGGGGCTGGTGCATACTCAATCAATCTTGAGAATTTCAGCAAGCGTCTGAAGGGGTTTTATACACAGTGGAAGGAGCACAGAACTGATCTGTGGGGCTCTGCTGATGCTATTACCATTGCAACCCCCCCTCCTTCTGAAGATCTTCGGTATCTGAAGTCATCATCATTGAATATCTGGTTGCTTGGATACGAGTTCCCAGAGACAATCATGGTTTTCATGAGCAAGCAGATCCACTTCCTGTGTAGTCAGAAGAAAGCGACCCTGCTTGAAACCCTTAAGAAGTCAGCAAAGGAGGCTGTTGGCACTGATGTTGTGATACATGTCAAGGTGAAGAATGATGATGGGACTATCTTGATGGATGAGATATTACGTGCTGTTCGTGCTCAGTCCAAATCTGGTAGTCCCATTGTTGGATACATTGCAAAAGAGGCACCCGAAGGGAAGCTTCTCGAAACATGGTCTGAGAAACTGGGAGGCTCAACATTACAGCTCACTGATGTAACACCCGGTTTCTCGGGATTGTTTGCTGTCAAAGATGCCATTGAGCTCATTTGTGTCAGGAAAGCTGCATATCTAACTTCATCGGTGATGAAGAATTTTGTGGTCCCAAAGCTTGAGAAGGCTATTGATGAAGAGAAGAAGGTCTCTCATTCTTCAATGATGGATGATACAGAAAAGGTGATACTTGATCCATCTAAGATCAAAGTCAAGCTGAAGGGAGAAAATGTTGATATATGCTATCCTCCTATATTTCAGAGTGGGGGTAAGTTTGATCTCAGGCCAAGTGCATCAAGTAATGATGACAATCTGTACTATGACTCGACAAGTGTGATCATATGTGCAATTGGGTCACGTTTCAACAGTTATTGCTCAAATATCGCCAGAACATTTTTGATTGATGCTACTGCAACTCAGAGTAAGGCATATGAGGCTCTCCTTAAGGCTCATGATGCTGCAATAGCTGCTTTGAAGCCTGGTAATAAAGTTAGTGCTGCTTACCTAGCTGCAGTAGCCGTGGTTGAGAAAGAAGCACCAGAGCTCCTTCCAAATCTGACTAAGTCAGCTGGAACAGGAATTGGCCTTGAGTTCCGTGAATCCGGGTTTAGCTTAAATTCAAAAACTGATCGGCCACTGAAGGCAGGCATGGTTTTTAACGTCTCACTTGGTTTTCAGAACCTCCAAGCTGAGACTAACAATCCGAAGACTGAGACATTCTCTCTTTTGCTGGCTGATACAGTTATTGTTAGTGAAAAGTCCCCCGAAGTCTTGACAGCCGGCTGCTCCAAGGCAGTTAAGGATGTTGCTTACTCATTTaatgaggaagaggaagaagaagagcctCCCACAGCCAGGCCTCCTGTTAATGGCACTGATCTCTTTTCATCCAAAGCAACACTGAGGTCAGACAACCAGGAGATGTCGAAGGAAGAGCTGCGGAGACAGCATCAGGCAGAACTTGCTCGCCAGAAGAATGAAGAGACTGCCAGGAGGCTAGCTGGTGGTGGCTCTGCAACTGCAGATGGGCGAGGTCCTGTAAGAACTTCAACTGACCTGATTGCCTACAAGAACGTCAATGATATACCCTACTCAAAGGAGCTGGTGATACAAGTGGACCAGAAGAATGAAGCTATTCTTTTGCCAATATATGGAAGCATGGTTCCCTTCCATGTCTCTACTGTGAAGAGTGTGACTTCACATCAAGACAACCGGACCTGCACGATTCGTATAATATTCAATGTGCCTGGTACACCTTTTAACCCCCATGATGCAAACTCCCTTAAATTTCAAGGTGCTATCTATTTGAAGGAGATCACTTTCCGTTCCAAGGATCTGAGACATAGCAGTGAAGCGGTACAACTGATCAAGATCCTTAGAAGGCAAGTTGCATCTAGGGAATCAGAGAGAGCTGAGAGGGCCACTTTGGTTACTCAGGAGAAACTACAGCTTTCTGGCAATAGGATGAAACCAATCAGGTTACCTGACTTGTGGATACGCCCACTGTTTGGTGGGCGTGGAAGAAAGCAACCTGGTACTTTAGAGGCTCATGTCAATGGGTTCCGGTATTCGACCTCCAGACCTGATGAGAGAGTAGATATTATGTATGGAAACATTAAGCATGCCTTCTTCCAGCCTGCAGAGAGAGAAATGATTACACTTTTGCACTTTCATCTGCACAATCACATAATGGTGGGCAATAAGAAGACTAAGGATGTCCAATTTTATGTTGAGGTGATGGATGTTGTGCAGACATTGGGTGGTGGAAGGAGATCAGCCCTCGATCCAGATGAGATAGAGGAAGAGCAGCGTGAGagggaaagaaaaaacagaataaACATGGATTTTCAGAACTTTGTCAACAAGGTACATGAACTTTGGACACAGCCACAACTCAAAGATCTTGATCTGGAGTTTGATATGCCTTTGAGGGAGCTTGGTTTTCATGGAGTTCCTCACAAGGCTTCAGCTTTCATTGTTCCAACTTCGAGCTGTTTGGTTGAACTTGTCGAGACACCATTTCTGGTAGTTACTTTGAGTGAGATTGAAATTGTTAATCTGGAAAGGGTGGGGCTTGGCCAGAAGAACTTTGACATGACCATTGTATTCAAAGACTTCAAGAAAGATGTACTTCGCATAGATTCTATTCCATCCGCATCTCTAGATGGAATCAAAGAATGGCTCGACACTACTGATCTGAAGTATTATGAGAGCAGGTTGAACTTAAATTGGCGCCCAATCCTGAAAACAATTATGGAGGACCCTCAGAAGTTTATTGAAGATGGTGGATGGGAGTTCCTAAACTTGGAGGCAAGTGACTCAGAATCCGATAATACTGAGGAATCAGACCAAGGGTATGAGCCCTCTGATATGGAGTCAGAATCTCCTGATGATGATGATAAGGACAGCGAGTCACTGGTGGAGTCAGATGAAGATGAAGAGGAAGATTCAGAAGAGGACTTCGAAGAGGAGAAGGGGAAGACTTGGGAGGAGCTGGAGCGGGAGGCAAGTAATGCCGACAGGGAGAAGGGTGATGAGTCGGACAGTGAAGAtgagaggaggagaaggaaggcAAAAGCCCTTGCTAAGTCTCGTGTTCCAGATTTAAGAAAGGGCATTCCTTTGAAGAGGCCAAAGTTTAGGTGA